The following coding sequences are from one Rhineura floridana isolate rRhiFlo1 chromosome 2, rRhiFlo1.hap2, whole genome shotgun sequence window:
- the TMEM229B gene encoding transmembrane protein 229B isoform X5 → MAAAEPLTAFSRWYLYAIHGYFCEVMFTAAWEFVVNFNWKFPGVTSVWALFIYGTSILIVEKMYLYLKDKCNILVRCLIYTLWTYVWEFTTGFILRQFNACPWDYSQFDLNFMGLITLEYAIPWFCAAFIMEQLVIRNTLRLRFDENAEPGVPTAVVTLANGHVKTN, encoded by the coding sequence ATGGCAGCTGCAGAACCTTTGACTGCTTTCTCCCGTTGGTACCTTTATGCTATTCATGGCTACTTCTGCGAGGTGATGTTCACAGCAGCTTGGGAGTTTGTGGTCAATTTCAACTGGAAGTTCCCAGGTGTCACCAGTGTGTGGGCACTCTTCATCTATGGAACTTCCATCCTCATTGTAGAAAAGATGTACCTCTACCTGAAGGACAAGTGTAACATACTAGTGCGCTGCCTGATTTACACCCTGTGGACGTATGTTTGGGAGTTCACCACTGGCTTCATTCTGCGCCAGTTCAATGCCTGCCCTTGGGACTATTCACAGTTTGACTTGAACTTCATGGGCCTCATAACCCTGGAGTATGCCATTCCTTGGTTCTGTGCAGCATTTATCATGGAACAGTTAGTCATCAGGAACACCCTGCGTTTGCGTTTTGATGAGAATGCTGAACCAGGGGTTCCAACTGCTGTTGTAACCTTGGCCAATGGCCATGTGAAAACTAATTGA
- the TMEM229B gene encoding transmembrane protein 229B isoform X3 — MPVNVEESRQSSCWGLCRRMAAAEPLTAFSRWYLYAIHGYFCEVMFTAAWEFVVNFNWKFPGVTSVWALFIYGTSILIVEKMYLYLKDKCNILVRCLIYTLWTYVWEFTTGFILRQFNACPWDYSQFDLNFMGLITLEYAIPWFCAAFIMEQLVIRNTLRLRFDENAEPGVPTAVVTLANGHVKTN; from the exons ATGCCTGTGAATGTGGAGGAATCTAGGCAG AGTTCCTGCTGGGGACTGTGCAGAAGGATGGCAGCTGCAGAACCTTTGACTGCTTTCTCCCGTTGGTACCTTTATGCTATTCATGGCTACTTCTGCGAGGTGATGTTCACAGCAGCTTGGGAGTTTGTGGTCAATTTCAACTGGAAGTTCCCAGGTGTCACCAGTGTGTGGGCACTCTTCATCTATGGAACTTCCATCCTCATTGTAGAAAAGATGTACCTCTACCTGAAGGACAAGTGTAACATACTAGTGCGCTGCCTGATTTACACCCTGTGGACGTATGTTTGGGAGTTCACCACTGGCTTCATTCTGCGCCAGTTCAATGCCTGCCCTTGGGACTATTCACAGTTTGACTTGAACTTCATGGGCCTCATAACCCTGGAGTATGCCATTCCTTGGTTCTGTGCAGCATTTATCATGGAACAGTTAGTCATCAGGAACACCCTGCGTTTGCGTTTTGATGAGAATGCTGAACCAGGGGTTCCAACTGCTGTTGTAACCTTGGCCAATGGCCATGTGAAAACTAATTGA
- the TMEM229B gene encoding transmembrane protein 229B isoform X4, translating to MSYCKSSCWGLCRRMAAAEPLTAFSRWYLYAIHGYFCEVMFTAAWEFVVNFNWKFPGVTSVWALFIYGTSILIVEKMYLYLKDKCNILVRCLIYTLWTYVWEFTTGFILRQFNACPWDYSQFDLNFMGLITLEYAIPWFCAAFIMEQLVIRNTLRLRFDENAEPGVPTAVVTLANGHVKTN from the coding sequence AGTTCCTGCTGGGGACTGTGCAGAAGGATGGCAGCTGCAGAACCTTTGACTGCTTTCTCCCGTTGGTACCTTTATGCTATTCATGGCTACTTCTGCGAGGTGATGTTCACAGCAGCTTGGGAGTTTGTGGTCAATTTCAACTGGAAGTTCCCAGGTGTCACCAGTGTGTGGGCACTCTTCATCTATGGAACTTCCATCCTCATTGTAGAAAAGATGTACCTCTACCTGAAGGACAAGTGTAACATACTAGTGCGCTGCCTGATTTACACCCTGTGGACGTATGTTTGGGAGTTCACCACTGGCTTCATTCTGCGCCAGTTCAATGCCTGCCCTTGGGACTATTCACAGTTTGACTTGAACTTCATGGGCCTCATAACCCTGGAGTATGCCATTCCTTGGTTCTGTGCAGCATTTATCATGGAACAGTTAGTCATCAGGAACACCCTGCGTTTGCGTTTTGATGAGAATGCTGAACCAGGGGTTCCAACTGCTGTTGTAACCTTGGCCAATGGCCATGTGAAAACTAATTGA
- the TMEM229B gene encoding transmembrane protein 229B isoform X2: protein MTAKFASKWNHTRSDMPVNVEESRQSSCWGLCRRMAAAEPLTAFSRWYLYAIHGYFCEVMFTAAWEFVVNFNWKFPGVTSVWALFIYGTSILIVEKMYLYLKDKCNILVRCLIYTLWTYVWEFTTGFILRQFNACPWDYSQFDLNFMGLITLEYAIPWFCAAFIMEQLVIRNTLRLRFDENAEPGVPTAVVTLANGHVKTN, encoded by the exons GAATCATACGCGCTCAGACATGCCTGTGAATGTGGAGGAATCTAGGCAG AGTTCCTGCTGGGGACTGTGCAGAAGGATGGCAGCTGCAGAACCTTTGACTGCTTTCTCCCGTTGGTACCTTTATGCTATTCATGGCTACTTCTGCGAGGTGATGTTCACAGCAGCTTGGGAGTTTGTGGTCAATTTCAACTGGAAGTTCCCAGGTGTCACCAGTGTGTGGGCACTCTTCATCTATGGAACTTCCATCCTCATTGTAGAAAAGATGTACCTCTACCTGAAGGACAAGTGTAACATACTAGTGCGCTGCCTGATTTACACCCTGTGGACGTATGTTTGGGAGTTCACCACTGGCTTCATTCTGCGCCAGTTCAATGCCTGCCCTTGGGACTATTCACAGTTTGACTTGAACTTCATGGGCCTCATAACCCTGGAGTATGCCATTCCTTGGTTCTGTGCAGCATTTATCATGGAACAGTTAGTCATCAGGAACACCCTGCGTTTGCGTTTTGATGAGAATGCTGAACCAGGGGTTCCAACTGCTGTTGTAACCTTGGCCAATGGCCATGTGAAAACTAATTGA